In Setaria italica strain Yugu1 chromosome I, Setaria_italica_v2.0, whole genome shotgun sequence, the genomic window CGAGTTCGCGTGCTTCCTCGCGTTCTGGGCCGCGCAGCTCGGCGTCATCATGCGCGGCATGGAGGGCATCCGCAAGCTCGAGAAGTTCGCGGCGCCGGTGCTCTTCGTCCTCACCTCCGCGCTGCTGGCCTGGGCCTACACTTCCGCCGGTGGATTCGGGCGCATCCTGTCGCTGCCGCCTAGGCTGACAGGCGCCGAGTTCAGGAAGGTCTTCTTCCCGTCGCTCACCGCGAACATCAGCTTCTGGGCGACGGTGGCCATCAACATCCCGGACTTCGCGCGGTACGCGCGGAGCCAGGCGGACCAGGTGCTCGGCCAGGCCGGGCTGCCAGTGTTCATGGGAATGTTCACCTTCGCCGGGCTCGCCATCACCTCCGCCACCGAGGCCATCTTCGGCCACGTTGTCTCCGACCCGATCGAGCTCctcgggcgcatcggagggccGGTGACGACGTTTCTTGCCATCTTCGGCATCGGCCTCGCGACCATCACGACCAACATTGCCGCCAACGTCGTCGCGCCGGCGAACGCGCTGGTCAGCATGAGCCCCCGCAGGTTCACGTTCGCCAAGGGGGCGCTCGTCACCGCGCTGCTCGGCATCGCGTTCCAGCCGTGGCGGCTGCTCAGCTCCAGCGAGAGCTTCGTCTACACATGGCTGCTCGGCTACTCTGCGCTCATGGGTCCCATCGGAGGGGTCATCCTCGCCGACCACTACATCGTGCGGCGCACCGCTCTAGACGTCGACGCGCTGTACTCGGAGGACAGCGGCAGCCCTTACTACTTCCAGAATGGCTTCAACgtcgcggcgatggcggcgatggCAGCCGGAGTTGCGCCTATCGTGCCGGGATTCCTGCAAAAAGTTGGGGTCCTGCCGAGTGTCTCGAAGGCATTTGCCACGGCGTACAACAATGCCTGGTTCGTCAGCTTTTTCGTCGCCGGTGCCGTCTACTGTCTGCTCTGCGGCCGGGGAGGGGTACAAGCGAAACAACACAGCAATTGACACCAGGCTGATGGCTGAACTTGTAAAAATTGCAACATACAGTTAAAAGTACGGAATTGTTGTTATGCTCAAATTAGTCGTAGAGCTTTCAAACTTGCGTCATTAACTACATGTAAAATTGGTGGCAGATGCCCTTATAAGCTGGCAAGACTAGCATtttacttttttcattttgaagaggaagaatagCATTATACTAGCATGGTAAGAGTAGCGAATCAGGCATCATTTTTGTTTGAAAATTGCAATTCCCACTCCTGGGGACACCGCAAAGGCAAATTTACTTGAAAACAACGGTTAGCCCAAATGCAGCATCTTATCCTAGCTACGCTATGCAAAGGTCCACCATAGGTTAGAATTCAGAAGCTCTAGCTGTGCAAAAGTCCACCCTTAATTGTTTTAAGATTTCTCATTTTCCATGCCCCGATGTTGATGTATGAATCATTGATCACAAAAATGAGAAATTATACAGGAAAAGTTTATTGATCAATTATGTTTAGATTAGTTGACACTTATGCTAGATGCTTGTAGCAACCTACAAGTGAACGTAATCATCACGATATAATACTTGCCAAACAGCTTGAATCTCAGTCGGACAGCTATGATGAATCAACCTAACCTTGAAACACTAAGAAGGATCAAGGGCTCAAGGCCGAAGCAGAGATGTGGATTGCAGCAAGAGCATCTAGGTTGTCTCTTAGTCATAGTGATAGCTAGCTGGCTTGGCCACTTTGATCAGGCAGTTGTTTGATTGATGTAAAATTAAGCTAGAGGTTTCATGTACAGTGTGTTCACAAGGCGacgcatgttttttttttttgaggaagtCAGGCTAtattttttcatatataaaAGCTAAAGGCGACGCACGTTGTGTAATTAAACTTTTACCATTTCTTTCTTAATACAAACATGTGTAGCTCTTTTACGTATTTGAGGGAAAAAATAACAGTAGACACATCATCTTTTTCTTATAAGTAATCTACCCTAAATCGCTTCCTCCTCACGTGTATCCATATTTGAGCAAGAATAACAACCATGAGGAAATCGTTGAGGGTAGCAACTCGGATTTTGGTAAGAGGAGCAACCATGTGGAGAGTGCATGCCAGATGTTTGGTGAAATGTCCGCGAACATATTAAGGATTAAAGGTCACCTAGACGCATCTTGGAGGTCAACATTAGCTAGTTTTTTGACCCCATTATTGCGAGGGTGTTTCATAGTTTTTGATCCGGCCACAGAGGTGGAACTTGTGAAAGTGTTTGGGCCTGGCCAACAAGCTCGCTCTATACTACTAACGatgtgtaacacccaaaatctccaactttgcaatttgttaaaatttgctagaaaccaattttttttacttgtttAAGGCATATAAGGTCAATTTTTGCATTTTCTAGGCATTTAAgcatttttctaattaaataaTGAAATATAGGATTTTATTTGTGCATCCATGCCGTTGCATCGTTTTCATCATGTTTGATTGGTTTCGAGTTCGAGTTTCGCTTTTGGGtggcttttcttcttttcttctttctttctgtagAGTTTCAGTTTCAGCTAAGTCTTTGCCTGTGTTCagtttcagtttttttttctgtcagCAAGTCTTTATTAGTCCTGAATTCTGGAGTTCAGTCGTCAGTTCCTATCAAGTTTCTTCGGTCCTATTTGCTGTTGGCAGTGGTAACAGGCGCCAGCTCCtttcaggccttgtttagttccacccaaactcccaattttgacactatgcaaaaagaagattccccgtcacatcaaacttgcggtacatgcatggagtactaaatgtagacgaaatcaaaaactaattgcacagttttattgtactttgcgagacgaatcttttgagcctaattagttaatatttggacaataattcacaaatacaaacgaaacgctacagtgtgctacagtactacaacagtaattttgggcacccaaattcagggcaactaaacaaggcctcagtcCTGCGCTGGCTCCAGTTTTCCTGTCCAGTTTAGGGGGGTGTTTGCACTccacgaaaaattgctccactccaccaactttgAAAATTTCGCaaccaaacgcgtctagctccagcaactccagctccagaaaaaaggtgggtgggtggggggggggtaGAGCCACGTTtttttggagtacctcaagaggtgctccaaaaaccccatttacagacctcctcgtggagttggtgggtatttacccaccattgccactcgttacataACTTACCGGTTTGCGAAACAAAAAGAATCCTCCCGTCGCCCCCTCCTACCCTGCCCGCTGCGCCGCCCCTGCCTTCCACCGCGGCCGGTCGTGcccaccgcgccgcccacccctgcctgccgcgccgcccctgctcgccgcATCGCCCCCACCCGctgcgccccgcgccgcccctgcctacCGCACCGCCCGCCCCCACCCACCGCGCTTCgtgccgcccgcccctgcccgccgccccgcccgcctTGCTCGCTGCGCCGCCCCTGCcagcaaaggagaagaaagggagaactaaaggagactgacaagtgggacccattcacatgggtataatggaTTTTACACAGCAACACCTTCTGTTTCCGGAGCTGAATCTGTGcattttgccaaacatgtggacagctctggtatttttttagagttggtggagtggagctgcaatgtGGTGGAGTTGATGGAGTGGAGCTAAaaaatttggagtggagtgcttcCAAACAGACCCAGTTCAGCCTTGAGAGCTTCGGTTTCAGTGGCGATCTCCTGCCTGCATTTCTGCTTTTCTGAATGGGAGCAGCAGCTAACTGCAGCGTCAGTTTCTTCTTTTCCAGCCGTCGCAATCTCCTGGCAGCTGCAACTTCTGGGCTTCGGCCCTTTTTTGGTTTCCTTCGCGCAgctctttcttttctcctccGCTCGGCCCAACGAGCAGCAGGCTGGCCCAGCTAGCGGCCAGGCCTCCCTCGCATCTCCCGTTTCTTCTCCTGGCAGCCCAGCGCCTATCCGCCAGCAGCGGCCCAAAGCCTCGCCTCCGCCCAGCTAGCACCGGCCCAGCCAGCAGCTAGCAGCCAGGCCAGCTCCCTCATCCGCACGCAGCAGCTCCTCTTGCTGCGCTGTGGGGCCCGTGTGtcatctctctcctccgccaGCTCTCGCCCGCACCCGTTGCTCCAGAGCCGCTTCTCTGCTCGGACTCGAGTCCGAGTTTTGCTTCGCGCCGCGTCCGTCCTGGCCTCTGGCCCCACACACCAGGGCTCGTACAAAAGGCTGCCGCCGCTATCTTCTTTTCTCCCCAACCGCAACCGCTTCCGCATCTACAGCTCCGCGCCGTCGCAAGCTCGCACTTGCGCCACCGCTCGTGCGTCGTCGATCTGTGCCGCCATCGCTTCTCCGTGGCCAACAACGCCCCCCGAAGCTACGCACAAGGTCCTCAAGGCCGTCCGTGGAGTTTCGCGCTCGCCTGTGTGCATCTTTTCCACTCGCCCGAGCTTACcggggcgccgtcgccgccgtgcgatctacgccgcctccgccgcaggTTTCCGCGCCGGTGGCACCCTTATCGCGCCTGCAGTTTCCTCCTCTACCCCCTGGCCAAATCCCTGGCCGAATCTGCACCCGGAGGCTCGTTCCGAGCAAGTCCGTCGAACTGCCCttttccgccgccgctcgccgtcgctgaCGTCAGCACTCCTTCTGCAAGCCGTCGGATCGCCATCCGACGGTCCGCATCGAGTCAGCTGAGTCAACAGCCGCGCGCCGTGCCGTTGTTGCGTTTTAGCCCCTGCGGTTTTCCCTTTTTGCGCCCCAGCTTTCCGCAGTTCAAAACTATTTAAAAATTGGGTCCCTAGAAGTTTGGTTTCTCGCAGTGTTATGTCCCTGCATCTTGTTTTCAACGCAGTTTTTGCATTATAGGTCCGTTTTTGGCGTTCTTTATGTCCGCGTGTTCGTTTTAATGCGTAGAATAATTTTGTAAacttattttctctgtttattatgattggtgtactaTTTTCTTATGTAttgcatttgtttgcttgtatgtccTCGTGTGGTGTGTGTAGACGATCAAtagttcgagggatttgaagatcaagctttcgaggagtacgaacagcaagagcaagatcaagaaggcaagttgtgtccttgatcatttctttaagtcctattcatctttactttcatgttctaTACAACATTGCCATGCACAATATAGTTTaaatttgatgggtcccaattaaggatGTCCTAGATTTTATTTACCTATGCCTTGACCAACCGAGTTAAATTTATGTTGGGTTGCTTATGCTTAGTGCTCAAATATGGTTATGATGGTTTAATCTAAATCATTATTAATTTGGTATTATTTATGTATACCTTCCATTAATATAAGACCATtatgtttaatcggaacatggagcgaccatcaagaaaaatagtgctaccagaagactaaatggctctggtcttggctgaataattagaaaccttagtctgaggtaatcttactcgtgatgaggcaagaggggggactgagtcatTGCATTAGCGGCCTGTGATAGGTTGTGCACATCAGACACCAAAACCTTAGCGGggtaccactgactaatgaatttTTGTAAAGGCTCGTAACGTCCCTATGCAAttacacctcggaagtgtggtatggtgccttgcaaacaccg contains:
- the LOC101769388 gene encoding purine-uracil permease NCS1 gives rise to the protein MAMSMAMSKAITARHATHLQHRLVASSSQAAPRLPLLPRRPSLALTVASPPRRLLPASPRSSSSESDLAPTPPSERTMTAWDLASLWVGLVVGVPSYYLAGSLVDLGMSALQGVATVAFANLIVLVTLVLTAAPAVTHGLPFPVLARAAFGVRGAHVPAVIRALVGCGWFGIESWIGGRAIFLLLPSRLKSYQPLLAPVPGLGAAPLEFACFLAFWAAQLGVIMRGMEGIRKLEKFAAPVLFVLTSALLAWAYTSAGGFGRILSLPPRLTGAEFRKVFFPSLTANISFWATVAINIPDFARYARSQADQVLGQAGLPVFMGMFTFAGLAITSATEAIFGHVVSDPIELLGRIGGPVTTFLAIFGIGLATITTNIAANVVAPANALVSMSPRRFTFAKGALVTALLGIAFQPWRLLSSSESFVYTWLLGYSALMGPIGGVILADHYIVRRTALDVDALYSEDSGSPYYFQNGFNVAAMAAMAAGVAPIVPGFLQKVGVLPSVSKAFATAYNNAWFVSFFVAGAVYCLLCGRGGVQAKQHSN